Proteins encoded within one genomic window of Armatimonadota bacterium:
- a CDS encoding cellulase family glycosylhydrolase, translating into MKKINSFSYISSIVIFGMAATAICTALQKRPGFSARPVSQKLTELLTNGNYARGMKPWVLEQAGGAKGSMTVTKNGPGGVAALKVSIQNKGEQSWQVQLHQGGLKIEKGRKYTLSYWAKAERPTVITVNCMQNHEPWEHHGAASEVSLTNKWEKRTFSFSGPWDDTNARITFTNLATQPGAAYWFSNVSLVAGPQAPVAAAKPTENVSKMPAQPTRVVVWDGETARTSGGWANPPTSSYAPKIGEAHSGDTALEFKFDDDNVWIGCGLHWFDWKKGTNIGTDIRSMTHLTFWIKAQGSTGDLDAQLLCNGDVLDTPEHHTSKTRIAKYCPDFRDGNWHEVAIPLTDLVQPDGFDPRIVSQLDLGINPSGKVSGSFLIDDIAFENRGSAQAGLRVVGKQLRDAKGNLVRLQGVNVPSLDWSPVGEHVMESIDVAIDGWNANIIRIPLTQDLWFGYEKGQQKADRGESYRKIVDDIVKKIAEKNCYVLLDLHWSDAGQWGQNVGQHKMPDANTVVFWKDFAKRYANNPAVLFDLYNEPHSVSWEIWKNGGQVEDSSKGVTYRSPGMQTLLNTVRSTGAKNVVVAGGLDWAYDLRGVLSGYGLNDPSGNGIVYATHIYPWKKDWDANVTPVFAKYPVIVGEVGTKPWKEGDPPHENVYTEDWAPAVMAYIEKHKLNWTAWSFHPSANPCIITDWSYKPTSYWGKYVKEALANRKKTN; encoded by the coding sequence GTGAAGAAAATCAACTCCTTTTCGTACATCTCTTCGATTGTCATTTTCGGCATGGCAGCCACGGCTATCTGCACCGCTTTGCAGAAGCGGCCCGGCTTCTCAGCGAGGCCGGTTTCGCAGAAGTTGACCGAACTATTAACAAATGGCAACTATGCGAGAGGAATGAAGCCGTGGGTTCTGGAGCAGGCAGGTGGCGCCAAAGGGTCGATGACAGTGACAAAAAATGGTCCCGGCGGGGTTGCCGCTCTCAAAGTCAGTATTCAAAACAAGGGTGAGCAATCATGGCAAGTTCAGCTTCATCAGGGCGGGTTGAAAATTGAGAAAGGGCGCAAATACACCCTATCCTATTGGGCTAAAGCGGAGCGTCCCACCGTCATCACCGTCAATTGCATGCAGAACCATGAGCCTTGGGAGCACCACGGCGCCGCTTCAGAAGTCAGTCTGACGAACAAGTGGGAGAAGCGAACCTTTTCGTTCAGCGGCCCTTGGGACGACACGAACGCCCGGATTACTTTCACAAACCTTGCGACTCAGCCTGGGGCAGCCTATTGGTTCTCGAACGTGTCTCTGGTTGCTGGTCCGCAGGCTCCCGTCGCCGCAGCAAAGCCAACTGAAAACGTTTCAAAAATGCCCGCGCAACCGACAAGGGTGGTTGTATGGGACGGCGAAACAGCAAGAACTTCCGGCGGATGGGCGAATCCGCCAACTTCAAGTTACGCACCTAAGATAGGTGAAGCGCATAGCGGCGACACGGCTCTTGAGTTCAAATTTGACGATGACAACGTTTGGATTGGCTGCGGTCTCCACTGGTTCGATTGGAAAAAAGGCACGAACATCGGCACTGACATCCGCTCGATGACGCACCTGACATTCTGGATCAAGGCTCAGGGCAGCACAGGTGATCTCGACGCCCAACTCCTTTGTAATGGAGACGTGCTTGATACTCCTGAACATCACACATCGAAGACTCGCATCGCGAAGTATTGTCCAGATTTCCGGGATGGCAACTGGCACGAAGTTGCGATCCCACTTACTGATCTAGTTCAACCAGACGGCTTCGATCCGAGAATTGTGAGCCAACTCGACCTCGGCATCAACCCAAGCGGCAAAGTCAGCGGTAGCTTTTTGATCGACGACATCGCATTCGAGAATCGAGGTTCCGCTCAGGCGGGGCTGCGGGTTGTAGGTAAGCAGCTTAGAGACGCGAAAGGAAACCTTGTGCGACTTCAGGGAGTGAACGTTCCAAGTTTGGACTGGAGTCCGGTTGGCGAACACGTCATGGAGTCGATCGACGTCGCCATTGACGGTTGGAATGCAAACATCATCCGAATTCCTCTGACTCAAGACCTCTGGTTCGGATACGAGAAGGGACAGCAAAAAGCCGATCGCGGCGAATCGTACAGAAAGATTGTTGACGACATTGTCAAAAAGATCGCCGAAAAGAACTGCTACGTGTTGCTCGACCTGCACTGGTCGGACGCTGGACAGTGGGGTCAAAACGTTGGCCAGCACAAGATGCCGGACGCAAATACCGTCGTGTTTTGGAAGGACTTCGCCAAGCGCTACGCTAACAACCCAGCGGTGCTATTTGACCTATACAACGAACCACACAGCGTGTCTTGGGAGATCTGGAAGAACGGCGGCCAAGTGGAGGACTCGAGCAAGGGAGTTACTTACCGTTCGCCTGGAATGCAGACACTACTTAACACCGTCAGGTCCACCGGCGCAAAGAATGTCGTCGTCGCGGGAGGGTTGGACTGGGCGTACGACCTCCGAGGTGTTCTTAGCGGCTATGGTCTCAACGATCCATCCGGGAACGGCATTGTCTACGCCACGCACATCTACCCATGGAAGAAGGATTGGGATGCGAATGTCACCCCAGTCTTTGCCAAGTACCCTGTGATCGTGGGAGAGGTTGGAACTAAGCCGTGGAAGGAAGGCGATCCGCCGCACGAAAACGTTTACACCGAAGATTGGGCGCCAGCGGTGATGGCCTACATCGAGAAGCACAAGCTGAACTGGACCGCGTGGAGTTTCCATCCGAGCGCCAACCCTTGCATTATCACGGATTGGAGCTACAAGCCCACTTCATATTGGGGCAAGTACGTGAAAGAGGCGTTAGCCAATCGCAAAAAGACCAATTGA